The proteins below are encoded in one region of Chroococcidiopsis sp. SAG 2025:
- a CDS encoding DEAD/DEAH box helicase, which translates to MDNYFLAYHQLVLARIISGQTQLYPHQIEALLAIYQKACTGEMDLTERAAALILAGVGTGKTLMQALVPYIIAPWMRGRQAIFLSDNCTLRNRFVKDFPCDRQHRPIYERWLLYSLKVLPSGVVPPRIVELDASNFNSYAYTLHQADMLVGNRQFLVNLVQRGDLEPESVGVIICDEAHFSAAASYRTIFSYFKHSLITYFTGSKFRSDSQPLPYIRYEEVEDADEFGKKAIRYAPVADYEFTIQDAWKLNPSPIKKLMYKEATSTAFLVEEDGQEIEYDPEEFLLKAQSDRAWFRQILLADSFCLPVLEMAVQILLSKRSTTGQPHAMLVRALNISHTHRVAKLLEENFPALEGKVVVIHSEHEQYDLAGRASVLLEKFYADEKYVIVHCGMLGVGFDHKFISVSCCLCVLKSMSPAEQEWGRALRKVPGAPASAFPEVTHPNWAVVVTHSALGLRPLFEQFQHGMASDAIKDAPKDKPTRPRLTAAYEAGETVLKLSNTSTLKPGDLLELRVPVVEQDALVPKFSLIEELERTESLSAASADRALSQMSSNGSSDLEANTTQLEIGFPSEHSQPPPVLPWQKEVDAIAEKLTQIRNQRTYQVQVEAVLDDRQVQIAPAWSDIPAGVEITKSRANFELPAATFLHHVGLDWQILVEGKLVSYSDYRKKVVLQQRGMDLDADGEIVIGGVRLKDTMPAAAYDIFLKGLEAELAIAEVEVPQSDRVVRLDKAKLEMQAQYGSQVRSLVNELFMQRGLIKDGAHGCSLVDRPVQLLAAAIARVQEKGHEPNFANNSALLHSAAFGYIKEQTGCGWSEHKGEEEYREALNLARRFVLQLREQLQWRSWR; encoded by the coding sequence GTGGACAACTATTTCCTTGCCTATCACCAGCTCGTGCTGGCTCGAATTATATCAGGGCAAACGCAACTGTACCCTCATCAAATCGAAGCTTTGCTAGCAATCTATCAAAAAGCTTGTACGGGAGAAATGGATTTAACCGAACGAGCTGCGGCTTTAATTTTGGCAGGAGTCGGTACAGGGAAGACATTGATGCAGGCGCTCGTCCCATACATAATAGCTCCCTGGATGCGGGGAAGACAGGCGATTTTCTTGAGCGATAACTGCACATTGCGTAATAGATTTGTCAAGGATTTTCCCTGCGATCGCCAACATCGACCGATTTACGAGCGGTGGCTGCTGTATAGTTTGAAAGTTTTGCCTTCTGGTGTTGTGCCACCCCGAATAGTAGAGCTAGATGCCAGCAATTTCAACAGCTACGCCTACACCTTACATCAAGCAGATATGCTCGTAGGCAATCGCCAGTTTTTGGTAAATCTAGTGCAACGGGGCGATCTCGAACCAGAATCAGTTGGTGTGATTATCTGCGATGAGGCGCACTTTTCTGCCGCTGCTAGCTATCGCACTATTTTCAGCTATTTCAAGCATTCTCTGATTACTTATTTTACGGGTTCCAAATTTCGTTCGGACAGTCAACCCTTACCCTATATACGTTATGAAGAAGTAGAAGATGCGGACGAGTTTGGCAAAAAGGCGATTAGATACGCTCCGGTGGCAGATTATGAATTCACAATTCAGGATGCGTGGAAGCTAAATCCTTCTCCCATCAAAAAACTGATGTACAAAGAGGCTACTAGCACTGCGTTCTTGGTTGAAGAGGACGGTCAGGAGATCGAGTACGATCCAGAAGAATTTCTTCTCAAAGCACAAAGCGATCGCGCCTGGTTTCGCCAAATTCTCTTAGCTGATTCCTTTTGCTTGCCTGTGCTAGAGATGGCAGTCCAAATTCTACTCTCCAAGCGCTCTACTACAGGACAACCCCATGCCATGCTAGTGCGGGCGCTGAACATTTCTCACACTCACCGCGTTGCAAAGCTTTTAGAAGAAAATTTCCCCGCCCTTGAGGGGAAAGTGGTTGTCATTCACTCAGAACATGAGCAATACGATCTGGCGGGTCGTGCTAGCGTACTGTTGGAAAAATTCTACGCTGACGAAAAATACGTCATAGTTCATTGCGGAATGCTGGGCGTAGGTTTCGATCACAAATTTATCTCAGTTTCCTGTTGCTTGTGTGTCCTCAAATCAATGTCTCCCGCTGAGCAAGAGTGGGGGCGAGCATTGCGGAAAGTGCCAGGAGCGCCAGCATCCGCTTTTCCAGAAGTGACTCACCCTAACTGGGCTGTGGTCGTTACCCATTCCGCTTTGGGCTTACGTCCATTATTTGAGCAATTTCAGCATGGCATGGCATCTGATGCGATCAAAGATGCCCCAAAAGACAAACCAACTAGACCCAGACTCACAGCCGCTTACGAAGCAGGCGAAACTGTGCTGAAATTATCCAACACTAGCACGCTCAAACCAGGAGATCTATTAGAGCTGCGCGTGCCTGTGGTAGAACAAGATGCACTTGTGCCAAAATTTTCTTTAATCGAAGAACTCGAACGGACTGAGAGTTTATCAGCCGCAAGTGCCGATCGTGCACTATCCCAAATGTCTTCAAACGGTAGCAGCGACTTGGAAGCAAACACGACTCAGTTGGAGATCGGCTTTCCCTCAGAGCACAGCCAGCCACCTCCTGTATTGCCTTGGCAAAAAGAAGTCGATGCTATAGCCGAGAAATTAACTCAAATCAGAAACCAGAGAACTTACCAAGTACAAGTGGAAGCAGTGCTGGACGATAGGCAAGTACAGATCGCTCCCGCTTGGTCTGATATTCCTGCGGGCGTAGAAATTACGAAATCCCGAGCGAATTTTGAACTGCCGGCAGCGACGTTTTTGCATCATGTCGGCTTAGATTGGCAGATCTTGGTGGAAGGCAAATTAGTCTCCTACAGCGATTATCGGAAAAAAGTGGTGTTACAGCAGCGCGGGATGGACTTAGATGCTGATGGAGAAATTGTCATTGGCGGCGTGCGGCTGAAAGATACAATGCCAGCAGCCGCCTACGATATCTTTCTCAAAGGATTGGAGGCAGAGTTAGCAATAGCAGAGGTAGAAGTTCCCCAGAGCGATCGCGTCGTCCGTCTCGACAAAGCTAAGCTAGAAATGCAAGCGCAGTATGGCTCGCAAGTACGGAGCTTGGTGAACGAGCTATTCATGCAACGGGGGCTAATCAAGGATGGCGCTCACGGCTGCTCATTAGTGGATCGTCCCGTGCAACTGTTAGCGGCGGCGATCGCTCGCGTGCAAGAAAAAGGACACGAGCCAAATTTCGCGAATAATTCTGCTCTGCTGCATTCGGCGGCATTCGGTTATATTAAGGAGCAAACTGGCTGCGGTTGGTCGGAGCATAAAGGTGAAGAAGAATACCGTGAAGCACTAAATTTAGCACGTCGTTTCGTGTTGCAGTTGAGGGAGCAGCTTCAGTGGCGCTCCTGGCGCTGA